From one Pseudanabaena sp. FACHB-2040 genomic stretch:
- a CDS encoding response regulator encodes MVGNSHPAIERTLAKPVRVLIIEDNLAEARLLQEVLKGAAYRRFHLVHTKRLGEAIAQLKAQPADQPFDVALLDLTLPDSTGLASLDLLIQQAPSLPIVVLTNTNDEDLAVEAVRHGAQDYLLKRQMDQELLVRSLRYAIERKQTAEALREANEVLEQRVQERTAELESANDLLRQEIDQRQRMQERLTLAQQAGQIGTFEWHIQHNELTWSTELEALYGYSSRGYEGRNDDWFERVHAEDRDRLRQERAQAVQAGQGLNSEFRILHYSGETRWIAIKSSLFLDAQGQPLRMIGIHMDITEKKRLEEQFLRAQRLESLGTLASGIAHDLNNILTPIILVVQLLPLKLPNLDASIQKKLEILETSAHRGADLVKQILAFARGVEGKRFVLQINHLLREIQKLLQQTLPKSIEIQSEVPSELWPVSGDATHLHQVFMNLCVNARDAMPEGGRLEITAENFLIDAQFAQMHLNAKVGPYVLVTISDTGMGIPSAILHRIFDPFFTTKEVGKGTGLGLSAVLGIVESHGGFIDVVSTVDQGTQFKIYLPATPLAQPEREEALELLLGQQELVLVVDDEPAICEITKTTLETYNYQVLTATDGVAAIALLAEHKDRIYAVLMDLMMPAMDGLMAIPLLRRLNPDLYIVAMSGLNSKEAVAQAEKLGFQGFLPKPFNARELLLTLRRHLPP; translated from the coding sequence TTGGTTGGAAACAGCCACCCTGCCATCGAGCGGACCCTAGCTAAACCCGTTCGTGTCCTGATCATTGAGGACAACCTGGCCGAAGCTCGCCTGCTGCAGGAAGTCCTTAAGGGGGCGGCCTATCGTCGATTCCACCTGGTTCATACCAAGCGACTGGGGGAAGCCATCGCCCAGCTCAAAGCCCAGCCAGCCGACCAACCTTTTGACGTAGCCCTGCTTGACCTCACCCTGCCCGATAGCACCGGGCTAGCTTCGCTAGATCTGCTGATTCAGCAAGCTCCCAGCCTGCCCATCGTCGTCTTGACTAACACCAACGATGAAGACTTGGCCGTAGAAGCGGTGCGCCACGGGGCGCAGGACTATCTGCTGAAGCGCCAGATGGACCAGGAACTGCTGGTGCGATCGCTGCGCTACGCCATCGAGCGCAAGCAGACCGCCGAAGCTCTGCGGGAAGCCAACGAGGTGCTGGAGCAGCGAGTGCAGGAGCGGACGGCTGAGCTAGAGTCGGCCAACGATTTGCTGCGGCAGGAGATCGATCAGCGTCAACGAATGCAGGAGCGGCTGACGCTGGCCCAGCAAGCCGGACAGATCGGTACCTTTGAGTGGCACATTCAGCACAACGAACTGACCTGGAGCACCGAGCTAGAGGCGCTTTACGGTTACTCATCACGTGGCTATGAGGGCCGCAACGACGACTGGTTTGAACGGGTACACGCAGAAGATCGCGATCGCCTGCGGCAGGAGCGAGCCCAGGCAGTGCAGGCGGGGCAGGGTCTCAACAGCGAGTTTCGCATCCTGCACTACAGCGGTGAAACCCGCTGGATTGCGATCAAAAGTAGCCTATTTCTCGATGCTCAGGGTCAGCCTCTGCGGATGATCGGTATCCACATGGACATCACCGAGAAAAAACGGCTGGAGGAGCAGTTTTTGCGGGCTCAGCGATTGGAAAGCCTGGGCACGCTGGCCAGCGGCATTGCCCACGACCTCAATAACATTCTCACCCCCATTATCCTGGTGGTGCAGCTGTTGCCGCTGAAGCTGCCCAACCTAGACGCATCGATCCAAAAGAAGCTGGAGATTTTGGAAACCAGCGCCCATCGGGGAGCTGACCTGGTGAAGCAGATCCTGGCCTTTGCCCGCGGGGTTGAGGGCAAGCGTTTTGTCCTGCAAATCAATCATCTGTTGCGGGAAATTCAAAAGCTGCTGCAGCAGACCCTGCCCAAATCTATTGAAATTCAAAGCGAAGTTCCGAGCGAACTGTGGCCAGTTTCAGGGGATGCAACTCACCTCCATCAGGTGTTTATGAACCTGTGCGTCAATGCCAGAGACGCTATGCCAGAGGGCGGCCGGCTAGAGATTACCGCAGAAAACTTTCTAATCGATGCCCAGTTTGCCCAGATGCATCTGAATGCCAAAGTTGGCCCCTATGTGCTAGTTACGATTTCAGATACAGGTATGGGCATTCCGTCCGCTATTCTGCACCGCATCTTTGATCCCTTCTTCACTACTAAAGAGGTGGGCAAGGGCACAGGGTTGGGCCTGTCTGCTGTTTTGGGCATTGTGGAGAGCCACGGCGGCTTTATCGATGTGGTTAGCACTGTAGACCAGGGCACCCAGTTCAAAATTTATCTGCCTGCTACTCCCTTGGCTCAGCCAGAACGGGAGGAAGCCCTGGAACTGCTGCTAGGTCAACAGGAGCTGGTGCTGGTGGTAGATGATGAGCCCGCCATTTGCGAAATTACCAAAACTACCTTAGAAACCTACAACTATCAGGTTCTAACGGCGACTGACGGGGTTGCTGCGATCGCACTTTTGGCCGAGCACAAAGACCGCATCTACGCTGTGCTGATGGATCTGATGATGCCCGCCATGGATGGGCTGATGGCCATTCCCCTGCTGCGACGGCTCAACCCCGACCTCTACATCGTGGCTATGAGCGGGCTGAACTCTAAAGAAGCTGTGGCTCAGGCCGAAAAATTGGGTTTTCAAGGCTTTCTGCCAAAGCCGTTTAATGCCCGAGAACTGCTGCTGACGTTGAGACGGCACCTGCCCCCCTGA
- a CDS encoding ATP-binding protein — translation MTAMNLEIQEANLTHLKQPEIHSLTQVQPHGVLLVLQESDLTVLQVSRNTRDAFGLPPEEVLGKSLDDLLDAYQVDQFRAGLAQDNLDIINPTKIWVRRRGDDYGVYDAIFHRSGDGFLVLELEPALSQENIPFLSFYHLARASIAQLEASPNLKAFCQIIVHEVRKVTGFDRVMLYKFDDDGHGEVLAEEQLEDMESYLGLHFPESDVPQPARKMFVSNWIRLIPDAKAEPVTLFPAQNPVTGQPTDLILSILRQPYPCHTEYLEHMGVGASLTISLMKDQKLWGLIACHHKTPKHVPYELRKACEFLGRVIFSEISTREEEADFNYRMKVSQVQSSLIDLMAQEDYFVDGLTRHEPNLLELVNAQGAAICFGGRWTTIGRTPPEEELNYLVQWLAKSQEDEAFATHALPLTYSEAERFKDVASGLLAIPISKRSYVLWFRPEVIQTVNWGGDPQHAYTVEGEGSSLRLCPRKSFQSWKETVRLQSLPWKPVEVKAALELRKAIVNIVLRQAEELALLAQDLERSNAELKKFAYVASHDLQEPLNQVANFVQLLEMRYDDELDEDGKEFIGFAVEGVSLMQTLIDDVLAYSKVDLKGVEWELTEVGAAMDQALSNLRGRVAETGAEITSDPLPTIVADGTQLMQLFLNLIGNAIKFRRLDQTPRIHIGVVRQEDSWLFSVKDNGIGIDPQFAERIFVIFQRLHTRDEYPGSGMGLAICKKIVECHRGRIWVESEPNSGATFYFTIPVEGRDRNHANGRRAQNYLFSRR, via the coding sequence ATGACCGCCATGAATCTAGAAATCCAGGAAGCCAACCTCACCCACCTGAAGCAGCCGGAGATCCACAGCCTGACTCAGGTGCAGCCCCACGGAGTGCTGCTGGTGCTGCAGGAATCGGACTTGACGGTGCTGCAAGTTAGCCGCAACACTCGTGATGCCTTTGGTCTGCCGCCAGAGGAGGTGCTGGGCAAAAGCTTAGATGATCTGCTTGATGCTTACCAAGTCGATCAGTTTCGAGCCGGGCTGGCCCAAGACAATCTAGATATCATTAACCCCACCAAGATCTGGGTGCGGCGGCGTGGCGATGACTACGGGGTTTACGATGCTATTTTCCACCGCAGTGGCGACGGCTTCCTGGTACTCGAACTAGAGCCTGCCCTGAGCCAAGAGAACATTCCCTTCCTCAGCTTTTACCACCTGGCTCGGGCCTCGATTGCCCAGTTAGAGGCCAGCCCCAACCTCAAAGCTTTCTGTCAAATCATCGTTCATGAAGTGCGTAAAGTGACCGGCTTTGACCGGGTCATGCTTTATAAGTTTGACGACGATGGCCACGGTGAAGTGCTGGCCGAAGAGCAGCTTGAAGATATGGAATCTTACCTAGGGCTGCACTTCCCAGAATCAGACGTGCCTCAGCCCGCCCGCAAAATGTTTGTCTCTAACTGGATTCGGCTCATCCCCGATGCCAAGGCAGAGCCCGTAACCCTATTTCCGGCGCAAAATCCGGTAACGGGCCAGCCTACCGACCTGATTCTGTCTATTTTGCGGCAGCCCTACCCCTGTCACACTGAGTACCTGGAGCACATGGGCGTAGGGGCCTCGCTGACCATCTCCCTGATGAAAGATCAAAAGCTGTGGGGCCTGATTGCCTGCCACCACAAGACGCCCAAACACGTCCCCTACGAACTGCGAAAAGCCTGTGAATTTTTGGGCCGAGTGATCTTTTCAGAAATCTCTACCCGTGAGGAAGAAGCCGACTTCAACTACCGCATGAAGGTGTCTCAGGTGCAAAGTAGCCTGATTGACCTGATGGCTCAAGAAGACTACTTCGTTGATGGGCTGACTCGCCACGAGCCAAATCTGCTGGAGTTAGTCAATGCCCAGGGGGCAGCCATTTGCTTTGGCGGTCGCTGGACTACGATCGGCCGCACGCCCCCTGAGGAGGAACTGAACTATCTGGTGCAGTGGCTAGCCAAGAGCCAGGAAGATGAGGCCTTTGCCACCCATGCCTTACCGCTGACCTATTCAGAAGCAGAGCGGTTTAAGGATGTCGCTAGCGGGCTGCTCGCCATCCCGATCTCCAAGCGCAGCTATGTGCTGTGGTTCCGGCCGGAAGTGATCCAGACAGTGAACTGGGGGGGTGATCCCCAGCATGCCTACACCGTGGAAGGGGAAGGCAGCAGCCTGCGCCTGTGTCCGCGCAAGTCTTTTCAGAGTTGGAAAGAGACGGTGCGACTGCAGTCTCTTCCCTGGAAGCCGGTCGAGGTCAAAGCTGCTCTAGAACTGCGTAAAGCCATTGTCAACATCGTGCTGCGACAGGCAGAAGAGCTGGCCTTACTAGCTCAGGATCTAGAGCGCTCCAACGCTGAGCTGAAGAAGTTTGCCTATGTTGCCTCCCATGACCTACAGGAGCCGCTAAACCAAGTAGCCAACTTCGTGCAGCTGCTGGAGATGCGCTATGACGATGAACTCGATGAAGACGGCAAAGAGTTTATTGGCTTTGCGGTGGAAGGGGTAAGCCTGATGCAGACCCTGATTGATGACGTGCTGGCCTACTCCAAAGTAGACCTGAAGGGCGTCGAGTGGGAGCTAACTGAAGTAGGCGCAGCGATGGATCAGGCGCTGAGCAATCTGCGAGGCCGCGTGGCTGAGACGGGGGCTGAGATTACCTCAGATCCCCTGCCTACGATCGTGGCCGACGGCACCCAACTGATGCAGCTTTTCCTCAACCTGATTGGCAACGCCATCAAATTCAGGCGGCTGGATCAGACCCCGCGCATCCACATTGGCGTGGTGCGGCAGGAAGATTCCTGGCTGTTCTCGGTGAAGGACAACGGGATTGGTATCGACCCGCAGTTTGCCGAGCGGATTTTTGTTATCTTCCAGCGGCTACACACTCGCGATGAGTACCCAGGCTCAGGAATGGGGCTGGCGATCTGCAAGAAGATTGTCGAGTGTCACCGGGGCCGCATTTGGGTCGAATCGGAGCCGAACAGCGGCGCTACGTTCTATTTCACGATTCCCGTTGAAGGACGCGATCGCAACCATGCCAACGGACGCCGAGCCCAAAATTATCTTTTTAGTCGAAGATAA
- the groES gene encoding co-chaperone GroES: MAAVTLAASSLKPLGDRVLVKVSESEEKTAGGILLPDTAKEKPQVGEITAVGPGKRSDDGSRQETEVKVGDKVLYSKYAGTDIKLGADEYVLLSEKDILAVLG; this comes from the coding sequence ATGGCAGCTGTAACTTTAGCGGCGTCTAGCCTTAAGCCGCTAGGCGATCGTGTTCTAGTTAAAGTAAGCGAATCCGAAGAGAAAACTGCTGGTGGCATCTTGCTGCCCGATACCGCCAAAGAAAAACCCCAGGTGGGCGAAATCACCGCTGTGGGTCCTGGCAAGCGCAGCGACGACGGCAGCCGTCAAGAAACCGAAGTGAAAGTTGGCGACAAAGTGCTGTACTCCAAGTACGCAGGCACCGACATCAAGCTTGGCGCTGATGAGTATGTGCTGTTGTCCGAAAAAGACATTCTGGCTGTCCTAGGCTAA
- the groL gene encoding chaperonin GroEL (60 kDa chaperone family; promotes refolding of misfolded polypeptides especially under stressful conditions; forms two stacked rings of heptamers to form a barrel-shaped 14mer; ends can be capped by GroES; misfolded proteins enter the barrel where they are refolded when GroES binds) — MAKRIIYNENARRALERGMDILAEAVAVTLGPKGRNVVLEKKFGAPQIVNDGVTIAKEIELEDNVENTGVALIRQAASKTNDAAGDGTTTATVLAHAMVKEGLRNVAAGSNAISLKRGIDKATAFLVEKIAEHARPVGDSKSIAQVGSISAGNDEEVGNMIAEAMEKVGREGVISLEEGKSMTTELEVTEGMRFDKGYTSPYFVTDTERMEAVLDEPFILITDKKIALVQDLVPVLEQVARAGRPLMIIAEDIEKEALATLVVNRLRGVLNVAAVKAPGFGDRRKAMLEDIAVLTGGQVISEDTGLKLDNTKIDMLGKARRLTITKDTTTIVAEGNEAQVKARCEQIRRQIDETESSYDKEKLQERLAKLSGGVAVIKVGAATETEMKDRKLRLEDAINATKAAVEEGIVPGGGTTLAHLVPSLTEWVNANLKDEELTGGTIVARALAAPLMRIAENAGKNGAVVAERVKELPFDTGYDAANDKFVDMFEIGIVDPAKVTRSALQNAASIAGMVLTTECIVVDKPEPKENAPAGAGMGGDFDY; from the coding sequence ATGGCTAAGCGCATCATTTATAACGAAAATGCCCGTCGTGCTCTAGAACGCGGCATGGACATTCTGGCCGAAGCCGTTGCTGTCACCCTTGGACCCAAGGGCCGCAACGTGGTGCTAGAGAAGAAGTTCGGCGCACCCCAGATCGTTAACGATGGTGTCACCATCGCTAAAGAAATCGAATTAGAAGACAACGTTGAAAACACCGGAGTCGCGCTGATTCGTCAGGCTGCTTCCAAAACCAACGATGCTGCTGGCGACGGTACCACCACCGCAACTGTGCTGGCCCACGCCATGGTCAAAGAAGGCCTACGTAACGTCGCTGCTGGCTCCAACGCCATTTCCCTCAAGCGCGGCATCGACAAAGCCACCGCTTTCCTCGTCGAGAAAATCGCTGAGCACGCTCGCCCTGTAGGCGACTCTAAGTCCATCGCTCAGGTTGGCTCCATCTCCGCCGGTAACGACGAAGAAGTTGGCAACATGATCGCTGAAGCGATGGAAAAGGTGGGCCGCGAAGGCGTCATCTCCTTGGAAGAAGGCAAGTCCATGACCACCGAACTGGAGGTCACTGAAGGGATGCGCTTTGACAAGGGCTACACCTCTCCCTACTTTGTCACCGACACCGAGCGCATGGAAGCTGTGCTCGACGAGCCCTTCATCCTGATTACCGACAAGAAGATTGCCCTGGTGCAGGATCTAGTACCCGTACTGGAGCAGGTTGCCCGCGCCGGCCGCCCGCTGATGATCATTGCTGAAGATATTGAGAAAGAAGCCCTGGCAACCCTGGTTGTCAACCGTCTGCGCGGTGTGCTTAACGTCGCTGCAGTTAAGGCTCCTGGCTTTGGCGATCGCCGTAAGGCCATGCTCGAAGACATCGCGGTGCTGACCGGCGGCCAGGTGATCAGCGAAGACACCGGCCTCAAGCTAGACAACACCAAGATCGACATGCTGGGCAAAGCCCGCCGCCTCACTATCACCAAAGACACCACCACCATCGTGGCTGAGGGCAACGAAGCCCAGGTGAAGGCCCGCTGCGAGCAGATTCGTCGCCAAATCGACGAAACCGAGTCCAGCTACGACAAAGAAAAGCTCCAAGAGCGGCTGGCCAAGCTCTCTGGCGGTGTAGCAGTCATCAAAGTGGGTGCCGCTACCGAAACCGAGATGAAGGACCGCAAGCTGCGTCTAGAAGATGCTATCAACGCTACCAAGGCAGCGGTTGAAGAGGGCATCGTCCCTGGTGGCGGTACCACCCTGGCGCACCTGGTTCCCAGCTTGACCGAGTGGGTCAACGCTAACTTGAAGGATGAGGAGCTAACCGGCGGCACCATTGTGGCTCGCGCTCTAGCGGCTCCCCTGATGCGGATTGCTGAAAACGCCGGTAAGAACGGCGCTGTTGTGGCTGAGCGAGTCAAAGAACTGCCCTTTGATACTGGCTACGACGCCGCTAACGATAAGTTCGTTGACATGTTCGAAATCGGTATCGTAGACCCTGCTAAGGTGACCCGTTCTGCCCTGCAAAACGCGGCCTCCATTGCCGGCATGGTGCTGACCACCGAGTGTATCGTCGTAGACAAGCCCGAGCCTAAGGAAAATGCGCCCGCTGGCGCTGGCATGGGCGGCGACTTCGACTACTAA
- a CDS encoding response regulator, which yields MPTDAEPKIIFLVEDNRADIRLIQEALKSTAAPCNVMVARDGMEAMAYLRQDGFFGAAGRPDLILLDLNLPKKDGREVLAEIKADPNLKHIPIIVLTTSRNEEDIFKSYDLHVNCYISKSRNLAQLFKIVRGIEEFWLETATLPSSGP from the coding sequence ATGCCAACGGACGCCGAGCCCAAAATTATCTTTTTAGTCGAAGATAATCGAGCCGATATCCGGCTGATTCAGGAGGCCCTCAAGAGCACTGCTGCCCCGTGTAATGTGATGGTTGCGCGGGACGGCATGGAGGCGATGGCCTATCTCCGGCAGGATGGTTTTTTTGGGGCGGCGGGGCGACCCGACCTAATCCTGCTGGATCTGAATCTGCCCAAAAAAGATGGGCGGGAAGTGCTGGCCGAAATCAAGGCCGACCCGAACCTGAAGCACATCCCGATTATTGTATTAACGACCTCACGCAATGAGGAGGACATCTTCAAGAGCTACGACCTGCACGTCAACTGCTATATCTCGAAATCGCGAAATTTAGCTCAGCTATTCAAAATTGTTAGGGGGATTGAGGAATTTTGGTTGGAAACAGCCACCCTGCCATCGAGCGGACCCTAG
- a CDS encoding tetratricopeptide repeat protein, with protein sequence MVLTEAVSPSVYLAQTPPSNLTQTLESFGYWQEVCRLQVEAEKYVEAQAACATALQLRPQETDLWITQSSLLLALAQYPEAIAAAQQALTLHPNNALALTHQCRAYLELNQPGQALSTCEQALQLTDSGDNASMASLWLYQGRALAQQQDYEAALVAYERSLLTNRQDAQVLTYRCQAYLDLKQYSNALESCEAALNGDSSWGSASPALAWSFRGIAHREQGQLVPAVAAFDQALTLNPEDAFTWVAQGQTLEMLDRFEEALLSYNRAVALQPDWSEARVGQCALLNQTAQYEAAMAACEQALAGNGNGDWGAEGAAAAWSQQATAYLGLDRPQAALAAINRAVGLNSEYAAAWNNRGAILARLEDWQGAIASLQRATELDPTYASPWINVGRLQRRLGQYESALTAYDQAIALDPNDAETWANRSVVQWYLQQHAAALESADRAIALDERTYLGWYNRATVLVSLERYPEAGRAYQQAIRIAPDSADAWTGMGVVLARLNRYDEARRVLAKALELNPQQGVAQAAWRALPPLTRPGQ encoded by the coding sequence ATGGTTCTGACAGAAGCTGTTTCACCTTCTGTCTACCTAGCCCAAACTCCTCCCAGTAACCTGACCCAAACCCTGGAGAGCTTCGGCTACTGGCAAGAGGTGTGCCGCCTGCAGGTCGAAGCTGAAAAGTATGTCGAGGCCCAGGCTGCCTGTGCGACTGCGCTCCAGCTGCGTCCCCAAGAGACTGATCTCTGGATCACCCAAAGCAGCCTCTTACTGGCGTTAGCTCAATATCCCGAGGCTATCGCTGCGGCCCAGCAGGCTCTGACCCTTCATCCTAATAATGCGCTGGCCCTGACGCACCAGTGCCGAGCCTACCTCGAACTGAATCAGCCTGGCCAGGCGTTGAGCACCTGCGAGCAAGCGCTACAGCTAACCGATAGTGGCGACAATGCATCTATGGCGTCACTCTGGCTGTATCAGGGCCGCGCCTTGGCCCAGCAGCAGGACTATGAGGCGGCGCTGGTGGCCTATGAGCGATCGCTATTGACCAATCGGCAGGATGCCCAGGTTTTAACTTACCGCTGCCAGGCTTACCTGGATCTAAAACAGTACAGCAATGCCCTAGAAAGCTGTGAAGCCGCCCTAAACGGTGACTCTAGCTGGGGTAGCGCCAGCCCTGCCCTAGCCTGGTCTTTCCGGGGAATTGCCCACCGGGAGCAGGGGCAGCTTGTTCCCGCCGTGGCTGCTTTTGATCAGGCCCTGACCCTAAACCCGGAAGATGCATTCACTTGGGTAGCTCAGGGGCAGACCCTAGAAATGCTGGATCGCTTTGAGGAAGCGCTGCTGTCCTACAACCGAGCGGTGGCCCTGCAGCCCGACTGGTCAGAGGCGCGGGTGGGGCAGTGTGCCCTGCTTAACCAGACTGCTCAGTATGAGGCCGCGATGGCTGCCTGTGAGCAGGCCCTAGCGGGCAATGGAAATGGAGACTGGGGAGCAGAAGGGGCTGCCGCAGCATGGTCGCAGCAGGCCACGGCTTATCTAGGTTTGGATCGGCCTCAGGCGGCGCTGGCGGCGATCAACCGAGCTGTGGGCCTGAACTCGGAGTACGCCGCTGCCTGGAATAACCGGGGGGCTATTTTGGCACGCCTAGAAGATTGGCAGGGTGCGATCGCATCTCTCCAGCGCGCCACCGAACTCGACCCTACCTATGCCTCTCCCTGGATCAATGTGGGCCGCCTCCAGCGGCGGCTGGGGCAGTATGAATCGGCTCTCACTGCCTATGATCAGGCTATTGCTTTGGATCCCAATGATGCCGAAACCTGGGCTAACCGCAGCGTGGTGCAGTGGTATTTGCAGCAGCACGCTGCGGCACTAGAATCGGCAGACCGCGCCATTGCCCTAGATGAACGTACATATCTGGGCTGGTACAACCGGGCCACAGTTTTGGTGTCTCTAGAGCGCTACCCGGAAGCAGGCAGAGCCTACCAGCAGGCGATCCGAATTGCCCCCGATAGTGCTGATGCCTGGACCGGCATGGGCGTGGTGCTGGCCCGACTCAACCGCTATGACGAAGCCCGTCGAGTGTTGGCCAAGGCGTTAGAGCTAAATCCTCAGCAGGGGGTGGCTCAGGCTGCGTGGCGGGCTCTGCCGCCGCTGACTCGCCCAGGTCAGTAG
- a CDS encoding response regulator, with the protein METAAERLILVIDHHPEHVRVIDQALSETAGQYRLVAIAEVAQALSFLNRQGAYTDAPRPDLILLDLDLPEKNGWEILTAIKAAPHLRRIPIVVLTLADSEADVFDSYAMQGNCYVIKSADLNQLYHLVKRIEDFWLGIVTLPLE; encoded by the coding sequence ATGGAGACGGCAGCAGAGCGATTGATTTTGGTGATAGATCATCACCCCGAGCATGTTCGCGTTATTGATCAGGCGCTGAGCGAAACTGCTGGTCAATACCGGCTGGTTGCGATCGCAGAAGTAGCGCAAGCGCTTAGTTTTCTCAACCGCCAAGGTGCCTACACCGATGCTCCTCGCCCCGACCTAATTTTGCTCGATCTCGACCTGCCCGAGAAAAATGGCTGGGAGATCTTAACCGCTATCAAAGCCGCGCCCCACCTGCGCCGCATTCCCATCGTCGTTTTGACACTAGCAGACAGTGAAGCCGATGTCTTCGACAGCTATGCAATGCAGGGCAACTGTTACGTGATCAAATCTGCCGACCTGAACCAGCTTTATCACCTCGTCAAGCGCATTGAAGATTTTTGGCTTGGCATTGTAACGCTGCCGCTGGAATGA